A window of the Megalopta genalis isolate 19385.01 chromosome 2, iyMegGena1_principal, whole genome shotgun sequence genome harbors these coding sequences:
- the mRpS24 gene encoding mitochondrial ribosomal protein S24 yields MSVTSYMRSILLVNQNNLLKRSIYVSTVHNKTQAGRYRPKLKQPQALTYEMANPPHYIGARKSWNSWNTSNLEGGTRPSETVIEDIFIRNFINGTWHDMIASEIIIKRQHNIVRIACIVVRKVVPGKMYFLMGYCEELLSYWLHCPVKMEIVTTHTKDDVIYKVI; encoded by the exons ATGAGTGTAACGTCGTATATGCGTTCT atactaTTAGTCAATCAAAATAATCTTCTAAAAAGGAGTATTTATGTTAGTACAGTGCATAATAAAACTCAAGCTGGTCGTTACAGACCCAAACTAAAACAACCACAAGCATTAACATATGAAATGGCAAATCCTCCTCATTATATTGGAGCAAGAAAGTCTTGGAATTCTTGGAACACTT CAAATTTAGAAGGTGGTACCAGACCATCAGAAACTGTTATAGAAGATATCTTTATTAGGAATTTTATAAATGGGACATGGCATGATATGATTGCaagtgaaataattattaaacgGCAACATAATATAGTCAGAATCGCTTGTATTGTTGTACGAAAAGTAGTACCTggtaaaatgtattttttaatgGGTTATTGTGAAGAGCTTTTAAGTTACTGGCTGCATTGCCCAGTTAAAATGGAGATAGTAACAACACATACAAAAGACGATGTTATATACAAAGTAATATAA
- the fzr gene encoding fizzy and cell division cycle 20 related, translating into MFHHEYEKRLLKSNSESHIDNLAGSGLYSSVYFSPNKMVNNRFDRFIPTRSGNNWQTTFSMISENNRNGIVTKKARELGEGSRDGIAYSCLLKNELLGASIEDVKGQCEERRVLSPLVTKNLFKYTTPTKDHTLLDQSLPYSLSPLSAKSQKLLRSPRKATRKISRIPFKVLDAPELQDDFYLNLVDWSSQNVLSVGLGSCVYLWSACTSQVTRLCDLSNDGNSITSVAWNERGNLVAVGTNLGYIQVWDVAVNKQVSKLQGHSARVGALAWNGEVLSSGSRDRLILQRDVRTPCVVNERRLGAHRQEVCGLKWSPDNQYLASGGNDNRLYVWNLHSLSPIQTYTEHLAAVKAIAWSPHHHGLLASGGGTADRCIRFWNTLTGQPMQCIDTGSQVCNLAWSQHSSELVSTHGYSQNQILVWKYPSLIQVAKLTGHSYRVLYLAMSPDGEAIVTGAGDETLRFWNVFSKARSQKENKSVLNLFTSIR; encoded by the coding sequence atgtttcatcaCGAATATGAGAAACGGCTGTTGAAGTCGAACAGCGAGAGTCATATAGATAATCTGGCAGGTTCCGGACTTTATTCGTCAGTATATTTTTCACCGAATAAAATGGTGAATAATCGCTTCGATCGATTTATACCAACAAGATCTGGCAATAATTGGCAGACAACTTTTTCAATGATATCAGAAAACAATCGAAACGGCATAGTCACAAAAAAAGCTCGTGAACTTGGGGAAGGTAGCCGTGACGGCATTGCTTACTCTTGTCTTTTGAAGAATGAATTACTTGGTGCCAGCATAGAAGATGTAAAAGGACAATGTGAAGAAAGAAGAGTACTTTCACCACTAGTTACCAAGAACCTTTTCAAATATACAACACCCACAAAAGACCACACTCTATTAGATCAGAGTTTACCTTATTCTCTATCACCACTAAGTGCTAAAAGTCAAAAACTTTTAAGATCACCCAGAAAGGCAACTAGAAAGATATCTAGAATACCTTTTAAAGTACTTGATGCTCCAGAATTGcaagatgatttttatttaaatcttGTGGATTGGTCGTCACAAAATGTTCTCAGTGTTGGCTTAGGTAGCTGTGTCTACCTATGGTCTGCGTGTACAAGTCAGGTGACTAGACTGTGTGATCTCTCCAACGATGGAAATAGTATAACATCAGTTGCTTGGAATGAAAGAGGAAACTTGGTTGCAGTTGGTACGAATCTAGGCTATATCCAAGTATGGGATGTAGCTGTAAATAAACAAGTAAGCAAGCTGCAAGGACATAGTGCAAGAGTTGGAGCCTTAGCTTGGAATGGTGAAGTTTTATCATCTGGTAGCAGAGACAGGTTAATATTGCAAAGAGATGTTAGAACTCCTTGTGTCGTCAATGAAAGACGTTTAGGAGCTCACAGGCAAGAAGTCTGCGGACTTAAATGGTCTCCAGATAACCAGTATTTGGCATCTGGTGGTAACGATAATCGACTTTATGTATGGAATTTACATTCCCTTTCGCCCATACAAACTTATACAGAACATTTAGCAGCCGTTAAAGCTATTGCATGGTCGCCACATCATCATGGCCTATTAGCATCTGGAGGAGGAACAGCTGATAGATGCATCAGATTTTGGAATACTCTAACTGGTCAGCCAATGCAATGCATTGACACGGGATCTCAAGTCTGTAATTTAGCATGGAGTCAGCATAGTTCAGAACTAGTCAGTACACATGGTTACTCTCAAAATCAAATTTTGGTTTGGAAGTATCCCAGTTTGATACAAGTTGCAAAATTAACTGGACACTCATACAGGGTTTTGTATTTAGCAATGTCACCAGATGGTGAAGCAATTGTAACTGGTGCTGGCGATGAAACTTTGCGTTTTTGGAATGTGTTTAGTAAAGCACGCAGTCAAAAAGAAAATAAGTCTGTACTGAATCTCTTTACTAGTATTCGATAA
- the ND-B12 gene encoding NADH dehydrogenase [ubiquinone] 1 beta subcomplex subunit 3, whose product MGHGDEIPKVPSPDVYKVEDVPELMMVREELAKKGLKDPWLRNEVWRYHDLRMPLKKQSRIIWSRGLMLGIPAFLITIAVEKYYGIEYKEKHDH is encoded by the coding sequence ATGGGTCATGGAGATGAAATTCCAAAAGTACCAAGTCCTGATGTTTAtaaagtagaagatgtaccagAACTTATGATGGTTCGAGAAGAATTAGCAAAAAAGGGATTGAAGGATCCTTGGCTGAGAAATGAAGTTTGGCGGTATCATGACTTAAGAATGCCCCTCAAGAAACAATCTAGAATTATTTGGTCTAGAGGTTTAATGCTTGGTATTCCGGCATTTTTAATAACAATTGCCGTAGAAAAATATTATGGAATTGAGTATAAAGAAAAACATGATCATTAG
- the LOC117219408 gene encoding meckelin isoform X2 has product MEKIVFYVTVQSVNVLLMKYKWTEILTESVFLNDPYSNITNVIKFKQHNVNRSRKDLEVALYLCKREHRLACEHLSNLCVLSFYSNEVACALFMQMQTLHVWLFYNKDETATTLNSKRITQKYSLSKYNNDSILNFTIATFSLHGNFKSLDIPNMPCNLLENVQFGINYKNKCLIRIKDFLSAKMEFMSPYLTFVGDKKVSMHALPVLIKNMNPNTDDRSQWQLVRKFFVVENKLSTLIYMKSLTVIVNIQNTEARDQILPPLLVIEYTKLTYEQMSKTTYVVLDYKIKFVLETSNITIVFKVILAVLLGLAVCYSTIKTWNYNKQHYISFSYIRTLFWFFICTMGSVGTIIIISLISLCIYLFIFYKGQTTPYILFSDDINEKIITIFTTIAAFFKFVEMFGFICRFWNLNVFFIDWEQPKAVFNQFECDSSYISLHKLYKNKFPKHKNKSLPIQIEINKMKQNKLINELSEHNSSTSNRDEANFSAVYTVLEGSMQEASERNNFHNSSVSIWRTYYVMNHWLHLQTIRKVNIMVQLFAVISVFQIVQLYPWIFSIPSNFSEDNNNFILYYTVCVLIYILTYCIQWLLYIGFYERCIRNKMQEFINLCSTVNISIFILPYNYYGFYIHGRSVHGIADTDLTTLMNNLEKEKNNLCACKGLLPGTNHQTYILSLTKTFRIVLSELSKQTKVSLNNFLGINYMSNKNWESIFNVQIKLMQFLRRFVDHCFKDMDYIIKDQQSFEKLCNIMFSQTEEKSVFYIDNNHSFDQVLLYGNEWLIATFELSIFAFMLVLFKDCVLASTITVTMSMLLLIFAKYNGKKNLCNNVLPDKTFLI; this is encoded by the exons ATGGAAAAGATTGTATTTTATGTAACAGTACAAAGTGTGAATGTACTATTAATGAAATACAAA TGGACAGAAATATTAACG GAAAGTGTCTTTCTAAATGATCCATATTCAAACATtacaaatgtaataaaatttaaaCAGCACAATGTAAATAGATCTAGAAAAGACTTAGAGGTTGCATTGTATTTATGTAAG AGAGAACATAGACTAGCTTGTGAACATTTATCAAATTTGTGCGTCTTGAGCTTCTACAGTAATGAAGTTGCTTGTGCATTATTTATGCAAATGCAAACGTTACATGTATGGTTATTTTATAACAAGGATGAAACTGCAACAACATTAAATAGTAAAAGAATCACACAGAAGTACAGTTTATCGAAATACAACAAT gaTAGTATATTGAATTTTACAATTGCAACATTTTCTTTGCATGGTAATTTTAAATCACTTGATATACCTAATATGCCATGTAATTTATTGGAAAACGTCCAATTTGGAATAAACTATAAGAATAAATGTCTAATTAGAATCAAAGATTTCTTATCTGCAAAAATGGAGTTTATGTCTCCTTATTTAACATTTGTGGGTGACAAAAAAGTTTCAATGCATGCATTGCCTGTACTCATTAAGAATATGAACCCA AATACTGATGATAGATCACAATGGCAATTGGTACGAAAATTTTTTgttgttgaaaataaattatccacattaatttatatgaaatctCTAACTGTTAT tGTTAATATTCAAAATACAGAAGCTAGAGATCAAATACTTCCACCTTTATTAGTTATTGAATATACTAAATTAACctatgaacaaatgagtaagaCTACATATGTTGTActagattataaaattaaatttgtttTAGAGACTAGTAATATTACCATTGTTTTCAAG GTAATCTTAGCAGTTCTCTTAGGATTAGCTGTTTGTTACTCTACCATAAAAACTTGGAATTACAATAAACAACACTACATTTCTTTTTCATACATAAGAACATTGTTTTGGTTTTTTATTTGTACTATGGGTAGTGTAGGTACCATCATTATTATAAGTCTAATTAGTTTGTgtatatacttatttatattcTACAAGGGACAGACAACTCCATATATATTATTCTCTGATGATATCAATGAAAagattattacaatatttactaCAATAGCAGCTTTTTTTAAA tttgTAGAAATGTTTGGTTTCATTTGTCGGTTCTGGAATCTAAATGTATTTTTTATCGATTGGGAACAACCAAAAGCAGTATTTAACCAGTTTGAATGTGATTCTTCATATATTTCATTGCACAAGTTATATAAGAACAAATTTCCAAAACATAAAAATAAATCTTTACCTAtacaaattgaaataaacaagatgaaacaaaataaactaataaacgaaTTATCTGAACACAATAGCAGTACATCTAATAGAGATGAAGCTAATTTTTCAgctgtatatacagtattagAAGGTTCTATGCAAGAAGCTAGTGAACgaaataattttcataattcATCTGTTAGTATTTGGAGAACATATTATGTTATGAATCACTGGCTACACCTACAAACAATAAGAAAAGTAAATATAATGGTACAATTATTTGCTGTGATAAGTGTTTTCCAG ATAGTACAACTATACCCTTGGATCTTTTCAATACCTTCAAACTTTTCTGaagataataacaattttattttatattacacaGTATGTGTTTTGATAtatattttaacatattgcATTCAATGGTTGTTATACATTGGATTCTATGAACGGTGCATTAGAAATAAAAtgcaagaatttataaatttatgttCTACTGTAAAtattagtatttttattttaccatATAATTATTATGGTTTTTATATTCATGGAAG GTCAGTACATGGAATTGCAGATACAGATTTGACTACTTTAATGAATAATttggagaaagaaaaaaataatttatgtgCATGCAAAGGTCTTTTACCTGGAACAAATCACCAAACATACATATTATCACTAACAAAAACATTCAGAATTGTTTTGAGTGAACTTTCAAAACAAACAAAAGTT agtttaaataatttcttaggAATAAATTATATGTCCAATAAAAACTGGGAATCGATTTTTAATGTACAGATCAAATTAATGCAGTTTCTACGTAGATTTGTGGATCATTGTTTTAAAGATATGGATTACATTATTAAAGATCAACAATCCTTTGAAAAATTATGTAACATTATGTTTTCTCAAACTGAAGAAAAATCTGTATTTTATATTG ATAACAATCATTCATTTGATCAAGTATTACTTTATGGAAATGAATGGTTAATAGCTACATTTGAACTATCAATATTTGCTTTTATGCTAGTTCTATTCAAAGACTGTGTATTGGCCAGTACAATTACAGTAACAATGTCAATGTTGCTACTTatatttgcaaaatataatGGAAAAAAGAATTTATGTAATAATGTACTACCAGATAAAACATTTCTAATATaa
- the LOC117219408 gene encoding meckelin isoform X1, with translation MYIFASKNVFLIFHFTFFQLLTADKQVFEFSQLSNCKNNEYFDSASLSCIYCDINKNLKPSTDRLRCICNEFSKQISFKNGYPECISCGYNRTVTTDGKDCILCNSTKCECTINEIQMDRNINGTLLDTMYCFSCPNNTYPSLDRSKCLSCDDIEYYYYLNHIYSTKYYAWIQDHCLQESVFLNDPYSNITNVIKFKQHNVNRSRKDLEVALYLCKREHRLACEHLSNLCVLSFYSNEVACALFMQMQTLHVWLFYNKDETATTLNSKRITQKYSLSKYNNDSILNFTIATFSLHGNFKSLDIPNMPCNLLENVQFGINYKNKCLIRIKDFLSAKMEFMSPYLTFVGDKKVSMHALPVLIKNMNPNTDDRSQWQLVRKFFVVENKLSTLIYMKSLTVIVNIQNTEARDQILPPLLVIEYTKLTYEQMSKTTYVVLDYKIKFVLETSNITIVFKVILAVLLGLAVCYSTIKTWNYNKQHYISFSYIRTLFWFFICTMGSVGTIIIISLISLCIYLFIFYKGQTTPYILFSDDINEKIITIFTTIAAFFKFVEMFGFICRFWNLNVFFIDWEQPKAVFNQFECDSSYISLHKLYKNKFPKHKNKSLPIQIEINKMKQNKLINELSEHNSSTSNRDEANFSAVYTVLEGSMQEASERNNFHNSSVSIWRTYYVMNHWLHLQTIRKVNIMVQLFAVISVFQIVQLYPWIFSIPSNFSEDNNNFILYYTVCVLIYILTYCIQWLLYIGFYERCIRNKMQEFINLCSTVNISIFILPYNYYGFYIHGRSVHGIADTDLTTLMNNLEKEKNNLCACKGLLPGTNHQTYILSLTKTFRIVLSELSKQTKVSLNNFLGINYMSNKNWESIFNVQIKLMQFLRRFVDHCFKDMDYIIKDQQSFEKLCNIMFSQTEEKSVFYIDNNHSFDQVLLYGNEWLIATFELSIFAFMLVLFKDCVLASTITVTMSMLLLIFAKYNGKKNLCNNVLPDKTFLI, from the exons ATGTATATTTTTGCAAGCAAAAAtgtatttctaatttttcactTTACATTCTTCCAACTACTTACTGCAGATAAACAAGTTTTTGAATTTTCTCAATTATCGAATTGCAAAAATAATGAATATTTTGATAGCGCATCATTATCTTGTATTTATTGTGATATTAACAAAAATTTGAAGCCATCTACAGATC GATTGCGATGTATATGTAATGAATTTAGCAAACAAATATCATTCAAAAATGGTTATCCCGAATGCATATCTTGCGGCTATAATAGAACGGTGACCACAGATGGAAAAGATTGTATTTTATGTAACAGTACAAAGTGTGAATGTACTATTAATGAAATACAAA TGGACAGAAATATTAACGGTACATTATTAGATACTATGTATTGTTTTTCTTGCCCCAATAATACTTATCCATCTTTGGATAGATCTAAATGTTTATCTTGTGAtgatatagaatattattattacctaAATCACATATATTCAACAAAATATTATGCATGGATACAAGATCACTGTTTACAGGAAAGTGTCTTTCTAAATGATCCATATTCAAACATtacaaatgtaataaaatttaaaCAGCACAATGTAAATAGATCTAGAAAAGACTTAGAGGTTGCATTGTATTTATGTAAG AGAGAACATAGACTAGCTTGTGAACATTTATCAAATTTGTGCGTCTTGAGCTTCTACAGTAATGAAGTTGCTTGTGCATTATTTATGCAAATGCAAACGTTACATGTATGGTTATTTTATAACAAGGATGAAACTGCAACAACATTAAATAGTAAAAGAATCACACAGAAGTACAGTTTATCGAAATACAACAAT gaTAGTATATTGAATTTTACAATTGCAACATTTTCTTTGCATGGTAATTTTAAATCACTTGATATACCTAATATGCCATGTAATTTATTGGAAAACGTCCAATTTGGAATAAACTATAAGAATAAATGTCTAATTAGAATCAAAGATTTCTTATCTGCAAAAATGGAGTTTATGTCTCCTTATTTAACATTTGTGGGTGACAAAAAAGTTTCAATGCATGCATTGCCTGTACTCATTAAGAATATGAACCCA AATACTGATGATAGATCACAATGGCAATTGGTACGAAAATTTTTTgttgttgaaaataaattatccacattaatttatatgaaatctCTAACTGTTAT tGTTAATATTCAAAATACAGAAGCTAGAGATCAAATACTTCCACCTTTATTAGTTATTGAATATACTAAATTAACctatgaacaaatgagtaagaCTACATATGTTGTActagattataaaattaaatttgtttTAGAGACTAGTAATATTACCATTGTTTTCAAG GTAATCTTAGCAGTTCTCTTAGGATTAGCTGTTTGTTACTCTACCATAAAAACTTGGAATTACAATAAACAACACTACATTTCTTTTTCATACATAAGAACATTGTTTTGGTTTTTTATTTGTACTATGGGTAGTGTAGGTACCATCATTATTATAAGTCTAATTAGTTTGTgtatatacttatttatattcTACAAGGGACAGACAACTCCATATATATTATTCTCTGATGATATCAATGAAAagattattacaatatttactaCAATAGCAGCTTTTTTTAAA tttgTAGAAATGTTTGGTTTCATTTGTCGGTTCTGGAATCTAAATGTATTTTTTATCGATTGGGAACAACCAAAAGCAGTATTTAACCAGTTTGAATGTGATTCTTCATATATTTCATTGCACAAGTTATATAAGAACAAATTTCCAAAACATAAAAATAAATCTTTACCTAtacaaattgaaataaacaagatgaaacaaaataaactaataaacgaaTTATCTGAACACAATAGCAGTACATCTAATAGAGATGAAGCTAATTTTTCAgctgtatatacagtattagAAGGTTCTATGCAAGAAGCTAGTGAACgaaataattttcataattcATCTGTTAGTATTTGGAGAACATATTATGTTATGAATCACTGGCTACACCTACAAACAATAAGAAAAGTAAATATAATGGTACAATTATTTGCTGTGATAAGTGTTTTCCAG ATAGTACAACTATACCCTTGGATCTTTTCAATACCTTCAAACTTTTCTGaagataataacaattttattttatattacacaGTATGTGTTTTGATAtatattttaacatattgcATTCAATGGTTGTTATACATTGGATTCTATGAACGGTGCATTAGAAATAAAAtgcaagaatttataaatttatgttCTACTGTAAAtattagtatttttattttaccatATAATTATTATGGTTTTTATATTCATGGAAG GTCAGTACATGGAATTGCAGATACAGATTTGACTACTTTAATGAATAATttggagaaagaaaaaaataatttatgtgCATGCAAAGGTCTTTTACCTGGAACAAATCACCAAACATACATATTATCACTAACAAAAACATTCAGAATTGTTTTGAGTGAACTTTCAAAACAAACAAAAGTT agtttaaataatttcttaggAATAAATTATATGTCCAATAAAAACTGGGAATCGATTTTTAATGTACAGATCAAATTAATGCAGTTTCTACGTAGATTTGTGGATCATTGTTTTAAAGATATGGATTACATTATTAAAGATCAACAATCCTTTGAAAAATTATGTAACATTATGTTTTCTCAAACTGAAGAAAAATCTGTATTTTATATTG ATAACAATCATTCATTTGATCAAGTATTACTTTATGGAAATGAATGGTTAATAGCTACATTTGAACTATCAATATTTGCTTTTATGCTAGTTCTATTCAAAGACTGTGTATTGGCCAGTACAATTACAGTAACAATGTCAATGTTGCTACTTatatttgcaaaatataatGGAAAAAAGAATTTATGTAATAATGTACTACCAGATAAAACATTTCTAATATaa
- the nop5 gene encoding nop5 ribonucleoprotein, whose translation MLVLFETPAGYAIFKLLDESKLAQVDNLFQDFETPEAASKILKLKHFEKFADTTEALAATTAAVEGKLCKSLKKILKKHCSELQEQLAVADAKLGNAIKDKLSLSCVSNTAIQELMRCIRSQVDGLFAGLPKKEMTAMALGLAHSLSRYKLKFSPDKIDTMIIQAVCLLDDLDKELNNYVMRCREWYGWHFPELGKIITDNIVFVKTVKIIGTRENTSNSDLSDILPEDVEEKVKEAAEISMGTEISEDDILNIQHLCDQVIEISQYRTQLYDYLKARMMAMAPNLTVLVGDLVGARLISHAGSLINLAKHPASTVQILGAEKALFRALKTKKDTPKYGLIYHAQLVGQTSTKNKGKMSRMLAAKAALATRVDALGEDTNFDLGAQHKAKLEVRMKILEEGNLRRISGTGKAKAKFEKYQTKSEYLQYPASADTTLPSNKRRHSEIEDKRPLIEEVVKREEEIPKKKKKKQNIETAEESIVKEELTEMNIEDEITSVTKKKKKKTKTDITEEGGSASVTEDQQLETSQTFDEASEITKEHTKKKKKKIKQEVEGTSEVQETEDTTPLSSEKKKKKKKKSQDE comes from the exons atgtTGGTGTTATTTGAAACCCCAGCTGGATATGCTATTTTTAAG TTGCTTGATGAAAGTAAGTTAGCACAAGTAGATAACCTATTTCAAGACTTCGAAACGCCTGAAGCCGCTAGTAAGAT actaaaattaaaacattttgaaaaatttgctGATACCACTGAAGCTTTAGCAGCTACGACAGCTGCAGTAGAAGGCAAACTTTGCAAATCATTGAAAAAAATCCTAAAAAAACATTGTTCAGAGCTTCAAGAACAATTAGCTGTTGCTGATGCTAAACTAGGAAATGCTATAAAAGACAAATTGAGCTTATCTTGTGTTAGCAATACTGCTATACAAGAATTAATGAGATGCATTCGCAGTCAGGTAGATGGTTTATTTGCTGGTCTTCCAAAGAAAGAAATGACAGCTATGGCATTAGGTTTGGCTCATAGCTTATCTAGATATAAGCTTAAATTTTCACCTGATAAAATTGACACTATGATAATTCAAGCTGTCTGTCTATTAGATGATTTAGACAAAGAATTAAATAATTACGTCATGCGCTGTCGTGAATGGTATGGCTGGCACTTCCCAGAACTAGGAAAGATAATTACAGACAATATAGTATTTGTGAAAACAGTAAAAATTATTGGAACCAGAGAAAATACTAGTAACTCTGATTTATCCGATATATTACCAGAAGATGTAGAAGAAAAAGTTAAAGAAGCTGCTGAAATATCTATGGGAACTGAAATCTCTGAAGACGATATTCTGAATATTCAACATTTATGTGATCAAGTTATTGAAATTTCTCAATACAGAACGCAGTTGTATGATTACCTTAAAGCAAGAATGATGGCAATGGCACCAAATTTAACTGTCCTTGTTGGTGACTTAGTTGGAGCTCGGTTAATTTCACATGCTGGTTCATTAATAAACCTTGCTAAGCATCCAGCTTCTACAGTACAAATTCTTGGTGCGGAGAAAGCTCTTTTTCGAGCATTAAAAACGAAAAAAGATACACCAAAATATGGTTTAATTTATCATGCACAACTAGTAGGACAAACTTCAACTAAAAACAAAGGAAAAATGTCAAGAATGTTGGCAGCTAAAGCTGCATTAGCAACTAGAGTAGATGCCTTAGGAGAGGATACTAATTTTGATCTTGGAGCTCAACATAAAGCTAAATTAGAAGTACGTATGAAAATATTAGAAGAAGGCAATCTTCGTAGAATCAGTGGAACAGGCAAAGCAAaagcaaaatttgaaaaataccAGACAAAGAGTGAATATCTTCAATATCCTGCATCTGCTGACACAACTCTGCCAAGTAACAAGAGGCGGCATTCTGAAATTGAAGATAAAAGACCATTAATTGAAGAAGTCGTAAAACGAGAAGAAGAAATTcctaagaaaaaaaagaaaaagcagAACATTGAAACTGCAGAGGAATCAATAGTTAAAGAAGAACTAACTGAAATGAACATAGAAGATGAGATTACTTCCGTaacaaagaagaaaaagaagaaaactaAAACAGACATAACTGAAGAAGGTGGTTCTGCATCTGTTACAGAAGACCAACAGTTAGAAACTTCTCAAACGTTTGATGAAGCATCCGAAATAACAAAGG AACAcacaaagaaaaagaaaaagaaaattaaacaaGAAGTAGAAGGTACAAGCGAGGTTCAAGAAACTGAAGACACTACACCTTTAAgtagtgaaaaaaaaaaaaagaaaaagaaaaaatctcAAGATGAgtga